The Sorangiineae bacterium MSr11367 genome window below encodes:
- a CDS encoding HAD hydrolase-like protein, with translation MHAKHIVWDWNGTLLDDNHAVVESVNVVCDFYGRERVTLSEWRQTYFRPIPDCYERLLGRAIDRLEEWPRLVQLYYEAYKLRLPTCRLSLDAPEALVQWAQHGGTQSVLSMWPHDELGPCLRERDIEVHFTRIDGLRGEDTGQSKAESFAEHLKAQGLAPDDVVLIGDIRDDAEAAAAVGARSILLTTGIATRAGLEMAGVPVVDSMSEAVALLVAAAAKS, from the coding sequence ATGCACGCCAAGCACATCGTTTGGGACTGGAACGGGACCCTGCTCGACGACAACCACGCCGTCGTGGAGAGCGTGAACGTGGTTTGCGACTTCTACGGAAGGGAACGCGTCACGCTCTCGGAGTGGAGACAGACCTACTTCCGTCCCATTCCGGATTGCTACGAGCGCTTGCTGGGAAGGGCCATCGACCGCCTCGAAGAATGGCCCCGCCTGGTGCAGCTCTATTATGAGGCGTACAAGCTGCGCCTTCCGACGTGCCGGCTGTCGCTGGACGCGCCGGAGGCGTTGGTGCAATGGGCCCAGCACGGCGGCACCCAGTCGGTGCTGTCGATGTGGCCCCACGACGAGCTCGGCCCGTGCCTTCGCGAGCGGGACATCGAGGTGCACTTCACCCGCATCGACGGGCTGCGCGGCGAAGATACCGGTCAATCGAAGGCCGAAAGCTTTGCCGAGCATTTGAAGGCCCAGGGCCTCGCGCCGGACGATGTCGTGCTGATCGGTGACATCCGCGACGATGCGGAGGCGGCGGCCGCCGTGGGGGCGCGAAGCATCTTGCTGACCACGGGGATCGCTACGCGCGCGGGCTTGGAAATGGCCGGCGTACCTGTCGTGGATTCGATGAGCGAGGCCGTCGCGCTGCTCGTCGCCGCGGCAGCCAAGAGCTGA
- the proS gene encoding proline--tRNA ligase, with product MAKNEKSAISPTRAQDYAEWYQEVVRAADLAETSPVRGCMVIKPWGYALWENIQREMDRMFKATGHKNAYFPLFIPKSFLEKEAEHVAGFAKECAVVTHHRLVEGPEGGLVVDPEAKLEEPLIVRPTSETIIGAVFAKWVQSYRDLPLLINQWANVVRWELRTRLFLRTAEFLWQEGHTAHATEAEARHETKQMLDVYATFAQDYMAMPVLKGPKTASERFPGAVDTFAIEAMMQDKKALQAGTSHFLGQNFSRASEIKFQTKEETYEYAWTTSWGSSTRLIGGLVMTHSDDDGLVVPPRLAPSHVAIWPVFRGDEGREKIVEYIQAFANELRDVALWGRALEVEVDMRDIRGGDKQWEWVKKGVPVRIEIGPRDVDGGVVTVARRDRSPREKETFTRAEAPAKIRAILEEQQRGLFERASKFRDENTRVIDDYRALGSFFDKEGGGFALVHWDGTPETEVKFKEDYKATIRCLAEPPPGVAWADRLLESGKCVVSGQPSARRVVLARSY from the coding sequence GTGGCCAAGAACGAGAAGAGCGCCATTTCGCCGACGCGAGCCCAAGACTATGCCGAATGGTACCAGGAGGTCGTGCGCGCGGCCGATCTGGCCGAGACGTCGCCGGTGCGCGGCTGCATGGTCATCAAGCCGTGGGGCTACGCTCTGTGGGAAAATATCCAGCGCGAGATGGATCGCATGTTCAAGGCCACGGGGCACAAGAACGCGTACTTCCCGCTCTTCATCCCCAAGTCGTTCCTGGAGAAAGAAGCCGAGCACGTGGCTGGCTTCGCCAAGGAATGCGCCGTGGTCACGCACCATCGCTTGGTGGAAGGACCCGAGGGCGGCCTGGTGGTCGATCCCGAGGCCAAGCTCGAGGAACCGCTCATCGTGCGGCCCACCTCGGAGACCATCATCGGCGCTGTCTTCGCCAAATGGGTGCAGAGCTACCGCGACCTGCCGCTGCTCATCAATCAATGGGCAAACGTGGTGCGCTGGGAGCTGCGTACGCGCCTCTTTTTGCGCACGGCGGAGTTTCTCTGGCAGGAGGGCCACACGGCCCACGCCACCGAGGCGGAGGCGCGGCACGAGACGAAGCAGATGCTCGACGTGTACGCCACCTTCGCGCAGGACTACATGGCCATGCCGGTGCTCAAGGGCCCGAAGACGGCCAGCGAGCGCTTCCCCGGCGCCGTCGACACGTTCGCCATCGAGGCCATGATGCAGGACAAAAAAGCCCTGCAGGCCGGCACGTCGCACTTCCTCGGGCAGAACTTTTCGCGCGCGTCCGAGATCAAGTTCCAGACGAAGGAAGAGACCTACGAGTATGCCTGGACCACCTCGTGGGGTTCGTCCACGCGCCTCATCGGCGGTCTGGTGATGACCCACTCGGACGACGACGGCCTGGTCGTTCCGCCGCGCCTCGCGCCCTCCCACGTGGCCATTTGGCCGGTTTTCCGCGGCGACGAAGGCCGCGAGAAGATCGTGGAGTACATTCAGGCCTTCGCCAACGAGCTGCGTGACGTGGCCCTCTGGGGTCGCGCGCTCGAGGTCGAGGTGGACATGCGCGACATCCGCGGCGGCGACAAGCAGTGGGAGTGGGTCAAGAAGGGCGTGCCCGTGCGCATCGAAATCGGCCCGCGCGACGTCGACGGCGGCGTGGTGACGGTGGCGCGCCGCGACCGCTCGCCGCGCGAAAAGGAGACGTTCACGCGCGCGGAGGCGCCGGCGAAGATCCGCGCCATCCTGGAGGAGCAGCAGCGCGGCCTCTTCGAGCGCGCGTCCAAGTTCCGCGACGAGAACACGCGCGTGATCGACGACTACCGTGCGCTAGGCAGCTTCTTCGACAAGGAAGGAGGCGGCTTCGCGCTCGTGCACTGGGATGGCACGCCCGAGACCGAGGTGAAGTTCAAAGAGGACTACAAAGCGACCATCCGCTGCCTCGCCGAGCCACCGCCCGGTGTGGCCTGGGCCGATCGCTTGCTCGAGTCGGGCAAGTGCGTCGTGAGCGGCCAGCCCAGCGCGCGCCGCGTGGTGCTCGCCCGCTCGTACTGA
- a CDS encoding pyridoxal-phosphate dependent enzyme translates to MSLLISVERIAAAEKTIAAHVTRTPAVVSDGLSAHLGCRTALKLENLQRCGCFKARGIVNRLASLSDAERSKGLITVSGGNHGIAIANIARTMGIAATVVMPDAAPARSKERVAADGARLLLAADVSIAFALAEENRRAGLTYIHGYDDPEIIEGHGTLGLEFIRDVPDLTDVVVSIGGGGLISGVATAMKAMKPSLRIWGVETDGANSMSRALAEGRPVTIKPTSIATTLSAPTVTERTLEHVKALVEHVFVVSDAQAITGTLALAEWAKVWAEPAAGCLVPAARQVIERVGGDGVLGLVVCGGNATFDDVQRWRQA, encoded by the coding sequence ATGAGCCTTCTCATCTCGGTCGAACGAATCGCAGCCGCCGAAAAGACCATCGCCGCGCACGTCACGCGCACGCCGGCGGTGGTGAGCGACGGCCTCTCCGCGCACCTCGGATGCCGAACGGCGCTCAAACTGGAAAACCTCCAGCGCTGCGGTTGTTTCAAAGCGCGGGGCATCGTGAACCGACTCGCCTCCCTGTCCGATGCGGAGCGCTCGAAAGGACTGATCACCGTCAGCGGCGGCAACCATGGCATCGCCATCGCGAACATCGCGCGCACCATGGGCATCGCCGCGACCGTGGTGATGCCCGACGCCGCCCCCGCACGGTCCAAGGAGCGCGTCGCGGCCGATGGCGCGCGGTTGCTTCTGGCGGCCGACGTTTCCATCGCCTTCGCGCTCGCCGAAGAAAATCGCCGTGCAGGCCTGACGTACATCCATGGCTACGACGATCCTGAGATCATCGAGGGGCATGGCACCCTCGGGCTCGAGTTCATTCGCGACGTACCCGATCTGACCGACGTCGTGGTCAGCATCGGGGGCGGGGGCCTCATCTCCGGTGTCGCGACGGCCATGAAGGCGATGAAGCCGAGTCTGCGCATTTGGGGCGTCGAAACCGACGGCGCCAACAGCATGTCGCGGGCGCTCGCCGAAGGCCGTCCGGTGACCATCAAGCCAACGTCGATTGCGACCACCCTGAGCGCGCCCACGGTGACCGAGCGAACGCTGGAGCACGTGAAAGCTTTGGTCGAGCACGTGTTCGTCGTCTCCGACGCCCAGGCCATCACGGGCACGCTCGCACTCGCCGAGTGGGCAAAAGTCTGGGCGGAGCCGGCCGCCGGCTGCCTCGTTCCTGCCGCCCGCCAGGTGATCGAACGCGTGGGCGGCGACGGCGTTTTGGGGCTCGTCGTGTGCGGTGGCAACGCCACGTTCGACGACGTTCAGCGGTGGCGCCAAGCTTAA
- the aroF gene encoding 3-deoxy-7-phosphoheptulonate synthase — protein sequence MTAAGLPSTLGAQSKPCVLVVERAVSEERRKWVGTLPGVSHVVTTSDSCRLTSRCYRSESSTVTLERGRIAIGGNEFVVAAGPCAVESEELLGATADAVVQRGAVLLRGGAFKPRTSPYSFQGLGESGLDMLDRTRHRTGMPTVTEVLEPSQVDRVARSSDMLQIGARNMQNFPLLKAVGRSGRPVLLKRGISATVEEWLSAAEYILSEGNFQVVLCERGIRTYENSTRFTLDLSAVPVVKSLSHLPVIVDPSHSSGRVDLVKPLALAAAAVGADGLIIDVHVDSREALCDANQALAPEQFASLMGSLDRILTAVNRPLARLSSTSKPKN from the coding sequence ATGACCGCCGCGGGTTTGCCATCTACGCTCGGCGCGCAGAGCAAACCATGCGTCCTGGTGGTTGAAAGAGCCGTGTCGGAGGAAAGGAGAAAGTGGGTAGGAACTCTCCCAGGTGTCAGCCACGTCGTGACGACATCCGATAGCTGCCGCCTCACCTCTCGCTGCTATCGTTCGGAGTCCAGCACGGTGACCCTCGAGCGAGGGAGGATTGCCATCGGCGGAAACGAGTTCGTCGTCGCGGCTGGCCCTTGCGCGGTCGAGAGCGAGGAGCTTCTCGGTGCAACCGCGGATGCCGTCGTCCAGCGAGGGGCCGTGTTACTACGCGGCGGCGCATTCAAACCGCGGACGTCGCCCTACAGCTTTCAGGGACTCGGGGAGTCTGGTCTCGATATGCTGGATCGGACGCGCCATAGGACAGGAATGCCCACGGTCACCGAAGTGCTCGAACCGTCGCAGGTCGATCGCGTGGCGCGCAGCTCGGACATGCTGCAAATCGGAGCGCGAAACATGCAGAACTTTCCGCTTCTCAAAGCGGTCGGACGCTCGGGGCGCCCCGTACTACTCAAGAGAGGCATCAGTGCGACGGTCGAAGAATGGTTATCGGCCGCGGAATACATCTTATCTGAAGGCAACTTTCAAGTCGTCCTTTGTGAGCGAGGGATTCGCACCTACGAGAATTCCACGCGCTTTACGTTGGATCTAAGTGCCGTGCCGGTGGTCAAGAGTTTGAGCCACCTTCCCGTGATTGTCGATCCAAGCCATTCGAGCGGGCGCGTCGACTTGGTCAAGCCACTCGCGCTGGCAGCAGCGGCCGTCGGTGCCGACGGGCTCATCATCGACGTACACGTCGACTCGAGAGAGGCTCTATGCGACGCCAATCAAGCCCTCGCTCCGGAGCAGTTTGCGAGCCTCATGGGGTCCCTCGATCGGATCCTCACTGCGGTGAATCGACCGCTTGCACGCCTATCCTCAACTTCGAAACCGAAGAATTGA
- the asnB gene encoding asparagine synthase (glutamine-hydrolyzing) has translation MDWERDLRAERPTLEAMTRTMSLRGPDTGGLWVSQRAFLGHRRLAVIDLVGGQQPMESDDAAATVISYSGEVYNFSELRTELAAHGHRFRSRSDTEVVLRAYLQWGVDCVARFNGMCAFAIWDEPRSELLLVRDRLGIKPLYYYPYGGGMLFGSEPKAVLANPLFSPELDDEGIAELFVLPNAPTPGHGVYRGLRQVRPGHVVRANRRGVEEMAYWKLRPNLHTDDLETTTQRVRALLSDTVSRQMVADVPLGSLLSGGVDSSAITALAAEKLAAHGAGKISTYSVDFPNSESSFRRTEWHDSLDEPYVAQVAAHVGSQHTTIVVQPEDVLAFENRVLMARDLPGWGEMDVSLYLLFAKVREHATVALSGESADEVFGGYPFFRDPAALSHDGFPWMAGKQGPSALLTEDVRRRVRPLEYAHDSYRRSLGEVPKLGQDTREDARIREVAYLALTRWLPALLDRKDRMSMASGLEVRVPFCDHRLVEYLWNVPWSMKTAGDMEKGLLRRAVRDLLPAQIVHRRKSAFPANPHPGYVRSLRERVDELLLDVNAPVFDLVDRVEVRRRLNAGEPLPSPRASSSQTAGLNFLLNVNSWLRTYRVRIH, from the coding sequence GTGGATTGGGAGCGTGATTTGCGGGCGGAACGTCCAACGCTGGAGGCGATGACCCGAACCATGTCCCTTCGTGGCCCGGATACGGGAGGGCTCTGGGTCTCTCAACGGGCATTCTTGGGCCATCGCCGGCTCGCCGTCATCGATCTGGTTGGCGGCCAACAGCCCATGGAGTCGGACGATGCTGCCGCGACGGTGATCAGTTACAGCGGCGAAGTCTACAATTTCAGCGAGCTTCGTACGGAACTCGCCGCACACGGCCACCGTTTTCGATCGAGATCCGATACGGAGGTCGTACTTCGCGCCTATCTACAATGGGGCGTCGACTGCGTCGCGAGATTCAATGGGATGTGTGCGTTTGCGATTTGGGACGAACCCCGCTCCGAGCTTTTGCTCGTTCGAGATCGCCTCGGCATCAAGCCGTTGTATTACTATCCTTATGGCGGCGGTATGCTATTTGGCTCGGAGCCAAAAGCGGTCCTCGCGAATCCTCTATTTTCTCCAGAGCTCGATGACGAGGGCATCGCCGAGCTGTTCGTGCTTCCCAATGCTCCTACCCCTGGGCATGGCGTCTACCGCGGATTGCGCCAGGTACGACCTGGCCATGTAGTGCGTGCCAATCGGCGCGGCGTCGAGGAGATGGCATACTGGAAATTGCGGCCCAACCTCCACACCGATGATCTGGAGACGACGACCCAGCGCGTACGGGCGCTGCTCAGCGACACCGTCTCTCGCCAGATGGTGGCCGATGTCCCATTGGGCTCTCTCCTCTCGGGTGGAGTCGACTCCAGCGCCATCACCGCGCTCGCAGCCGAAAAACTCGCGGCACACGGGGCGGGGAAAATCTCGACGTACTCGGTCGATTTTCCGAACAGCGAGAGTTCCTTCCGACGAACGGAATGGCACGACAGTCTCGATGAGCCGTATGTGGCGCAAGTCGCGGCGCATGTCGGGAGCCAGCACACGACCATCGTGGTGCAGCCCGAGGACGTGCTCGCGTTCGAGAACCGCGTCTTGATGGCAAGGGACTTACCTGGGTGGGGTGAGATGGACGTCTCCCTCTATTTGCTCTTCGCCAAAGTACGCGAGCACGCGACCGTCGCTCTGTCCGGCGAGTCGGCCGACGAGGTATTCGGCGGATACCCGTTCTTCCGAGATCCTGCGGCGCTCTCGCACGATGGATTTCCATGGATGGCTGGGAAACAAGGCCCTAGCGCGCTTCTCACCGAAGACGTACGCCGAAGGGTACGCCCGTTGGAGTACGCTCACGATAGTTACCGACGCTCGCTCGGAGAGGTACCGAAGCTAGGGCAGGATACGCGCGAAGATGCCAGGATACGGGAGGTAGCGTACTTGGCACTCACCCGGTGGCTGCCCGCACTTCTGGATCGAAAGGACCGAATGAGCATGGCGAGTGGGCTGGAAGTGCGAGTTCCATTCTGCGACCATCGGCTCGTCGAGTACCTCTGGAACGTGCCGTGGAGCATGAAGACGGCAGGAGACATGGAGAAGGGACTCTTGCGCCGCGCGGTGCGAGATCTCCTCCCCGCGCAGATTGTACATCGACGCAAGAGTGCATTCCCGGCCAACCCGCATCCCGGCTACGTGCGCTCGCTGCGAGAGCGGGTCGACGAGTTGCTGCTCGACGTGAACGCTCCGGTCTTCGATTTGGTCGACCGCGTGGAGGTGCGCCGTCGCTTAAACGCCGGGGAGCCGCTGCCGAGCCCCCGCGCTTCGAGCAGCCAAACCGCGGGGCTGAACTTTCTGCTCAACGTCAATTCGTGGCTAAGAACCTACCGAGTGCGAATCCATTGA
- the asnB gene encoding asparagine synthase (glutamine-hydrolyzing) translates to MCGIAGYLDYTGLPNDMGTLDRMIETMFRRGPDAGGHWADDFVRLGHRRLAIVDIEGGRQPMSLQRGDAPALVLTYSGELYNYRELRTELRDLGHRFDTESDTEVVLAAWAAWGAECVQRFNGMYAFAIWNASQRQLWLVRDRLGIKPLYYKMTPNGIIFGSEPKAILAHDAASPRVDSEGLVQLMLPLLKLPGRTPYAGIREVLPGHIISRTSERTREYAYWSPATTRTNRDTWGRVVGTVRELLADTVRRQMIADVPLCTLLSGGLDSTAITALARNALHDKPVRSFSVDFVADPSLARSTEDAPYVIEAVRHLKTEHANIVLHGSQLASPEARTACVEARDLPLGIGDLDISLYLLCKAIKQHSTVALSGESADEVFAGYRWFHHPDAVAADTFPWMSDSPAHGRLHQRIVKLFRKDLVARLGVGDYVAAEYEAAIAEVPRQGAEDAVERRMREVCHLALTRFLPTLLDRKDRLSMAVGLEVRVPFCDHRLVDYVYGLPWAMKYADSREKSVLRAAMGDIVPESILMRPKSPYPTTPDPAYSEAIRKQLCDRLLDSNGPLFDLFDEDELRIAATASEPGSLIGNVASEVILNFAHWLEIYQPTLPL, encoded by the coding sequence ATGTGCGGAATAGCAGGGTACCTCGATTACACGGGTCTCCCAAACGACATGGGCACGCTCGATCGGATGATCGAGACGATGTTCCGAAGAGGACCAGACGCCGGCGGGCATTGGGCCGACGACTTCGTGCGATTGGGGCACCGTCGGTTGGCCATCGTCGATATCGAAGGCGGCCGGCAACCCATGTCGCTCCAACGGGGAGACGCCCCGGCTCTCGTATTGACGTACAGCGGCGAGCTTTACAACTACCGCGAGCTTCGGACGGAGCTGCGAGATCTCGGGCATCGATTCGATACGGAGAGCGACACGGAGGTCGTTCTGGCGGCGTGGGCGGCATGGGGAGCCGAGTGCGTCCAGCGATTCAACGGGATGTACGCGTTTGCAATTTGGAATGCATCCCAGCGTCAGCTGTGGCTGGTGCGAGATCGACTCGGGATCAAGCCACTCTATTACAAAATGACACCCAATGGGATCATCTTTGGGTCCGAACCAAAAGCCATTCTCGCCCACGACGCGGCATCACCGCGCGTCGATTCGGAGGGCCTCGTCCAATTGATGCTGCCGCTGCTCAAGCTTCCAGGGCGGACCCCTTACGCCGGAATACGGGAAGTCCTCCCTGGACACATCATCTCTCGAACGAGTGAGAGGACTCGCGAGTACGCCTATTGGAGCCCGGCCACGACGCGTACGAATCGCGATACCTGGGGACGTGTCGTAGGCACCGTCCGTGAGCTGTTGGCCGACACGGTTCGCCGGCAGATGATCGCGGACGTGCCGTTGTGCACCCTGCTTTCCGGCGGCCTCGACTCGACGGCGATCACCGCGCTGGCGAGAAATGCGCTGCACGACAAGCCGGTACGCTCGTTTTCGGTCGACTTCGTCGCCGATCCGTCGTTGGCCCGCAGCACGGAGGACGCGCCCTACGTGATCGAAGCCGTACGCCATCTGAAAACGGAGCACGCCAACATCGTGCTTCATGGTTCCCAGCTCGCATCACCGGAAGCGCGCACGGCATGCGTGGAGGCGCGCGATTTGCCGCTGGGAATTGGAGATCTGGACATTAGCCTCTACTTGCTATGCAAGGCCATCAAACAGCATTCGACCGTGGCTTTGTCGGGAGAATCGGCCGACGAAGTGTTTGCCGGATACCGCTGGTTCCATCACCCCGATGCGGTCGCGGCGGATACCTTCCCTTGGATGTCGGACTCACCCGCGCATGGACGTCTCCACCAGCGGATCGTCAAGTTGTTCCGCAAGGACCTCGTTGCCAGGCTCGGGGTCGGCGATTACGTGGCGGCGGAGTACGAAGCCGCGATCGCTGAGGTACCTCGGCAGGGAGCGGAGGATGCCGTCGAGCGACGAATGCGCGAAGTTTGCCATCTCGCCTTGACTCGATTCTTGCCGACGCTATTGGACAGGAAAGATCGCCTCAGCATGGCGGTGGGTTTGGAAGTCCGTGTTCCGTTCTGCGACCATCGTCTCGTCGATTACGTATATGGGCTTCCCTGGGCCATGAAGTATGCCGACTCTCGCGAAAAAAGCGTCTTACGGGCCGCGATGGGCGACATCGTGCCAGAATCCATCTTGATGCGCCCGAAGAGTCCTTATCCAACCACCCCCGATCCTGCCTACTCGGAAGCAATACGTAAGCAGTTGTGCGACCGCCTGCTCGACTCGAACGGTCCACTGTTCGACTTGTTCGACGAAGACGAGCTGAGAATCGCGGCAACGGCTTCCGAGCCAGGTAGTTTGATTGGAAACGTCGCCAGCGAGGTCATTCTCAATTTCGCCCATTGGCTCGAAATTTACCAGCCAACGCTGCCACTCTGA